One window from the genome of Mycolicibacterium gadium encodes:
- a CDS encoding N-acyl-D-amino-acid deacylase family protein, with the protein MTFDVIVRNGLWFDGTGAAPQVRSLGIRDGIVAKVSAAPLDETGCPDVIDAAGKWIVPGFIDVHTHYDAEVLLDPGLRESVRHGVTTVLLGNCSLSTVYADTDDAADLFSRVEAVPRRFVHGALEAKKTWSDPASYVRAIDDLPLGPNIASMLGHSDLRTSVLGLDRATTEGVKPTPAELDRMMVKLEKALDAGLLGLSGMDAPIDKLDGDRFRSRALPSTFATWHERRKLISVLRKRNRILQSAPNTKSPVSALMFFLTSSKGFGRRPGVRMSLLVSADAKSATGAVHVFGPGVRLLNKVLDSLVRFQHLPVPFELYSDGIDLPVFEEFGAGTAALHLRDQIERNELLADTDYRRRFRKSFDRKKLGPSLWHRDFHDATIVECPDETLIGKSFGQIADERGLHPLDAFLDVLVENGERNVRWTTIVANHRPRYLDKLAAEPAIHMGFSDAGAHLRNMAFYNFSLRLLKRVRDAERAGSPFLSTQRAVHRLTAEVAEWFGLDAGTLREGERADFVVIDPEHLDESVNAYHEATVPFYGGLSRMVNRNDATVVATAVNGTVVFRDGEFCEGYGTTVKSGHFLRAGAAEPAKALV; encoded by the coding sequence ATGACCTTCGACGTGATCGTTCGCAACGGCCTCTGGTTCGACGGGACCGGCGCGGCCCCGCAGGTGCGATCGCTGGGCATCCGCGACGGGATCGTCGCGAAGGTGTCCGCCGCACCCCTGGACGAGACGGGCTGCCCCGACGTCATCGACGCCGCGGGCAAGTGGATCGTCCCCGGCTTCATCGACGTGCACACGCACTACGACGCCGAGGTACTGCTCGATCCGGGCCTGCGCGAGTCGGTACGCCACGGCGTCACCACGGTGCTGCTCGGCAACTGCTCGCTGTCGACGGTCTACGCCGACACCGACGACGCCGCCGATCTGTTCAGCCGCGTCGAGGCGGTGCCCCGCCGCTTCGTCCACGGCGCGCTCGAAGCCAAGAAGACGTGGTCCGACCCGGCCTCCTACGTCCGTGCCATCGACGATCTGCCCCTCGGCCCGAACATCGCTTCGATGCTCGGACATTCGGACCTGCGCACCAGTGTGCTGGGCCTCGACCGCGCGACGACCGAGGGCGTGAAGCCGACTCCTGCCGAACTCGACCGCATGATGGTGAAGCTCGAAAAGGCGCTCGACGCAGGCCTTCTCGGACTGTCCGGGATGGACGCCCCCATCGACAAACTCGACGGCGACCGGTTCCGTTCGCGGGCGCTGCCCTCGACCTTCGCCACCTGGCACGAGCGCCGCAAACTGATCTCGGTCCTGCGCAAGCGCAACCGTATCCTTCAGAGCGCGCCCAACACCAAGAGCCCGGTCTCGGCGCTGATGTTCTTTTTGACGAGCAGCAAGGGGTTCGGCCGTCGGCCCGGCGTGCGGATGAGCCTGTTGGTTTCGGCGGACGCGAAGTCCGCCACCGGCGCAGTGCACGTATTCGGGCCCGGCGTCCGGCTGCTCAACAAGGTGCTCGACTCACTGGTGCGGTTCCAGCATCTGCCGGTGCCGTTCGAGTTGTACTCCGACGGCATCGACCTGCCGGTCTTCGAAGAGTTCGGTGCGGGCACCGCGGCGCTGCATCTGCGGGACCAGATCGAACGCAACGAGCTGCTGGCCGACACCGACTACCGCCGCCGGTTCCGCAAGTCGTTCGACCGCAAGAAGCTCGGACCGTCGTTGTGGCACCGCGACTTCCACGACGCCACGATCGTCGAGTGCCCCGATGAGACGCTGATCGGCAAGAGCTTCGGCCAGATCGCCGACGAGCGCGGGCTGCATCCGCTCGACGCCTTCCTCGACGTGCTCGTCGAGAACGGCGAGCGCAACGTGCGGTGGACGACGATCGTCGCGAATCACCGGCCCAGGTACCTCGACAAGCTCGCCGCCGAACCGGCCATCCACATGGGGTTCTCCGATGCCGGCGCCCATCTGCGCAACATGGCGTTCTACAACTTCTCGCTGCGGTTACTCAAGCGGGTCCGCGACGCCGAGCGGGCGGGTAGCCCCTTCCTGTCCACACAGCGGGCGGTGCACCGGCTCACCGCCGAGGTCGCCGAATGGTTCGGCCTCGACGCGGGCACCCTGCGCGAAGGTGAGCGTGCCGACTTCGTCGTCATCGATCCTGAGCACCTCGACGAATCGGTGAATGCGTACCACGAGGCCACGGTCCCGTTCTACGGCGGACTGAGCCGCATGGTGAACCGCAACGACGCCACGGTGGTTGCGACGGCGGTCAACGGGACCGTCGTGTTCCGTGACGGTGAGTTCTGTGAGGGCTACGGAACGACGGTCAAGTCCGGGCACTTCCTGCGGGCCGGTGCGGCCGAGCCCGCGAAAGCGCTTGTCTGA
- a CDS encoding cold-shock protein produces MPQGTVKWFNAEKGFGFIAPEDGSADVFVHYTEIQGSGFRTLEENQKVEFEVGQSPKGPQATGVRAV; encoded by the coding sequence ATGCCACAGGGAACTGTGAAGTGGTTCAACGCGGAAAAGGGCTTCGGGTTCATCGCTCCCGAGGACGGTTCTGCTGACGTGTTCGTCCACTACACGGAAATTCAAGGAAGCGGCTTCCGCACCCTTGAGGAGAACCAGAAGGTCGAGTTCGAGGTTGGCCAGAGCCCCAAGGGCCCGCAGGCCACAGGCGTTCGCGCCGTCTAA
- the galE gene encoding UDP-glucose 4-epimerase GalE — MTWMVTGGAGYIGSHVVRALQDAEIPVVVLDDLSTGLEQFVPESVPFVRGTLLDGDLVTQTLRDHGVEGVIHIAGYKYAGVSVRRPLHTYEQNVSAMVTLLKAMDAEGVNKMVFSSSAATFGTPDVDIVTEDTPTRPESPYGETKLIGEWLLRDAGRASGLEHTSLRYFNVVGSGSTELFDVSPHNLFPLVFDMLYRGETPQINGDDYPTPDGTCVRDYIHVSDLALAHVAAAKRLTAGQPVEPVYNLGSGDGTSVREIMTAIREATGIEFEPIIKPRRPGDPARIVAAGDLAARDLDWKMRHSLGEMVASAWAARSQAGDTYPA, encoded by the coding sequence ATGACGTGGATGGTGACGGGCGGGGCGGGCTACATCGGGTCACACGTGGTCCGCGCCCTCCAAGACGCCGAGATTCCGGTGGTGGTGCTCGACGACCTTTCGACCGGGCTGGAGCAGTTCGTACCCGAATCCGTGCCGTTCGTGCGCGGCACCCTGCTGGACGGTGACCTCGTCACGCAGACGCTGCGAGACCACGGCGTCGAGGGCGTCATCCACATCGCCGGCTACAAGTACGCCGGCGTTTCCGTCCGCCGACCACTGCACACCTACGAGCAGAACGTGTCGGCGATGGTGACGCTGCTCAAGGCGATGGACGCCGAGGGCGTCAACAAGATGGTGTTCTCGTCGAGTGCGGCCACCTTCGGCACGCCGGACGTCGACATCGTCACCGAGGACACCCCGACCAGGCCGGAGTCGCCCTACGGCGAGACCAAGCTGATCGGCGAATGGCTGCTGCGCGACGCCGGGCGGGCCTCCGGTCTCGAGCACACCAGCCTGCGATATTTCAACGTGGTGGGCTCGGGTTCGACGGAACTGTTCGACGTGAGTCCGCACAACCTGTTCCCGTTGGTCTTCGACATGCTCTACCGGGGCGAGACCCCACAGATCAACGGCGACGACTATCCGACGCCGGACGGCACGTGTGTGCGCGACTACATCCACGTCTCCGATCTCGCGCTGGCTCACGTTGCCGCCGCGAAACGACTGACGGCCGGCCAGCCGGTCGAACCCGTCTACAACCTCGGCAGCGGCGACGGGACATCCGTGCGCGAGATCATGACGGCGATTCGGGAAGCGACCGGAATCGAGTTCGAACCAATCATCAAACCCCGTCGCCCCGGCGATCCGGCCCGCATCGTCGCGGCAGGCGATCTGGCCGCCCGGGACCTGGACTGGAAGATGCGGCATTCGCTCGGTGAGATGGTGGCGTCCGCGTGGGCGGCGCGCAGCCAAGCCGGCGACACATATCCGGCGTGA
- a CDS encoding polysaccharide biosynthesis protein — translation MTDAGTPGPVARASVARVGVATALSALCGYTVLYLAARDLEPSGFAVFGVFWGAFGLVTGAAFGLLQETTREVRSAGYIDIADGPRTHAMRVAAMVGVAAAALIAVSSPLWSAHVFADARMLSIALLAVGLAGFCLHATLLGMLAGLNRWTAYGSLMVTDAVLRVIVAVATFLVGWGLVGYLWATVAGAIAWLIMLIVSPATRDAARLLTPGGTVTFLRGASHSIAAAGASAVLVMGFPVLLKATSGDLGATGGVVILAVTLTRAPLLVPLTAMQGNLIAHFVDQRTERMQALMKPVAAVIGLGLLGVVAAGFFGPWLLRNAFGAEYRADGALLAWLTAAAITIALLTLTGAATVAAALHRAYSLGWVSATVTSTALLTLPSDIETRTVVALMCGPLVGIAVHLSALARARTSVLP, via the coding sequence GTGACGGATGCGGGCACACCGGGTCCCGTCGCGCGCGCGAGCGTCGCACGGGTCGGCGTGGCGACGGCGCTGTCCGCGCTGTGCGGCTACACGGTGCTGTATCTGGCCGCCCGTGACCTCGAGCCGAGCGGGTTTGCGGTGTTCGGAGTCTTCTGGGGAGCCTTCGGACTGGTGACCGGCGCAGCGTTCGGCCTGTTGCAGGAGACGACGAGGGAGGTGCGCTCGGCCGGTTACATCGATATCGCCGATGGACCGCGGACCCACGCGATGAGGGTGGCAGCGATGGTCGGCGTGGCGGCGGCCGCGTTGATCGCGGTCAGTTCGCCGCTGTGGTCGGCGCATGTGTTCGCCGATGCGCGAATGCTGTCGATCGCGCTGCTAGCCGTCGGCCTCGCGGGTTTCTGTCTACATGCCACGCTGCTCGGCATGCTGGCGGGGCTGAACCGCTGGACGGCATACGGGTCGTTGATGGTGACCGACGCGGTGCTGCGGGTGATCGTGGCCGTCGCAACGTTTCTGGTGGGTTGGGGCCTGGTCGGATATCTGTGGGCCACGGTGGCCGGGGCGATCGCCTGGCTGATCATGTTGATCGTCTCCCCCGCCACGCGCGATGCGGCCCGGCTGTTGACGCCAGGCGGCACGGTCACGTTCCTGCGCGGCGCGTCACATTCGATCGCTGCCGCGGGGGCGAGTGCGGTTCTGGTGATGGGCTTTCCGGTCCTGCTCAAGGCGACGTCAGGTGACCTGGGTGCGACGGGTGGCGTTGTCATTCTGGCCGTGACGCTCACCCGCGCACCGTTGTTGGTACCCCTGACCGCAATGCAGGGCAATCTGATCGCGCATTTCGTCGACCAGCGCACCGAGCGCATGCAGGCGCTGATGAAACCGGTGGCCGCGGTGATCGGGCTGGGCCTGCTCGGTGTGGTGGCTGCCGGATTCTTCGGACCATGGCTGCTGCGCAACGCATTCGGCGCCGAGTACCGCGCCGACGGCGCGCTGCTGGCGTGGCTGACCGCGGCGGCGATCACGATCGCGTTGCTCACCCTGACCGGTGCCGCGACGGTGGCGGCGGCGTTGCACAGAGCGTATTCACTGGGATGGGTCTCGGCGACGGTCACATCGACGGCGTTGCTGACGCTGCCGTCGGACATCGAGACCCGCACCGTGGTCGCGCTGATGTGTGGGCCGCTCGTGGGCATCGCGGTGCACCTGAGTGCGCTGGCGCGTGCTCGCACGTCAGTCCTGCCGTGA
- a CDS encoding adenylate/guanylate cyclase domain-containing protein: protein MTTGAIPVRRIGAFVRWVARTPWPVFTLGMLQADIIGALLVLSFLRFGLPPEDRIQLQDLPAFNLAVFLGFLFVSFTTASYLSLRLLIPVIRWQRRDTLLTDSDPAVTELARVRALKMPYYRTMINVANWMLGSVVFIVASWPVASKSAPVVAVASGLGATATAIIGYLQSERVLRPVAVAALRGGVPENFRAPGVIQRQVMTWVLSTGVPILAIVLALVASKFEVLTAPADKLTTPILLLAIAALIIGLFGTVLVAMSIADPLRQLRWALGEVQRGNYNAHMQIYDASELGLLQAGFNDMVRDLAERQRLRDLFGRYVGEDVARRALERGTELGGQERDVAVLFVDLVGSTQLAATIPAGEVVNLLNDFFRVVVDTVNRHGGFVNKFQGDAALAIFGAPIEHPDACGAALAASRELHDEVIKVLGQTEFGIGVSAGRAIAGHIGAQARFEYTVIGDPVNEAARLTELAKLEAGHVLASAIAVSGALDAEALCWDVGEIVELRGRVAPTQLARPLNLVTPEEAAAEREHVVEESRPR from the coding sequence GTGACCACTGGGGCCATACCCGTCAGGCGAATCGGCGCATTCGTCCGCTGGGTCGCGCGCACACCGTGGCCGGTGTTCACCCTCGGGATGCTGCAGGCCGACATCATCGGCGCCCTGCTGGTCCTGAGCTTCCTGCGGTTCGGCCTGCCGCCCGAGGACCGCATCCAGCTGCAGGACCTGCCGGCGTTCAACCTGGCGGTGTTCCTGGGCTTCCTCTTCGTGTCGTTCACGACCGCGTCGTACCTGAGCCTGCGGCTGCTCATCCCGGTGATCCGCTGGCAACGCCGGGACACGCTGCTGACCGACAGCGACCCGGCCGTCACCGAGCTGGCGCGCGTTCGTGCGCTGAAGATGCCCTACTACCGCACGATGATCAACGTCGCGAACTGGATGCTCGGGTCGGTGGTGTTCATCGTCGCCAGCTGGCCGGTGGCCAGCAAGTCGGCGCCGGTCGTGGCCGTCGCCAGCGGCCTCGGCGCCACCGCGACGGCGATCATCGGCTATCTGCAGTCGGAGCGGGTGTTGCGGCCGGTCGCCGTGGCCGCCCTGCGCGGCGGCGTCCCCGAGAACTTTCGCGCGCCCGGCGTGATCCAGCGCCAGGTCATGACGTGGGTGCTGTCGACCGGAGTGCCCATCCTCGCGATCGTGTTGGCTCTGGTGGCCAGCAAGTTCGAGGTGCTCACCGCACCCGCCGACAAGCTGACCACGCCGATCCTGCTGCTGGCCATCGCCGCGCTGATCATCGGCCTGTTCGGCACCGTGCTGGTGGCCATGTCGATCGCCGACCCGCTGCGCCAGCTGCGCTGGGCACTGGGCGAGGTGCAGCGCGGCAACTACAACGCCCACATGCAGATCTACGACGCCAGCGAGCTGGGCCTGCTGCAGGCGGGCTTCAACGACATGGTCCGTGACCTCGCCGAGCGGCAGCGGCTGCGCGACCTGTTCGGCCGCTACGTCGGCGAGGACGTCGCCCGGCGGGCGCTGGAGCGCGGAACCGAACTCGGCGGCCAGGAGCGCGACGTCGCTGTGCTGTTCGTCGACCTCGTCGGCTCGACGCAGCTGGCGGCGACCATCCCGGCCGGCGAGGTGGTGAACCTCCTCAACGACTTCTTCCGGGTGGTCGTCGACACCGTCAACCGTCACGGCGGGTTCGTCAACAAGTTCCAGGGCGACGCGGCACTGGCCATCTTCGGCGCCCCGATCGAGCATCCGGATGCGTGTGGAGCAGCGCTGGCGGCGTCGCGCGAGCTACACGACGAAGTCATCAAGGTGCTGGGCCAGACCGAGTTCGGAATCGGGGTGTCGGCCGGCCGCGCCATCGCCGGGCACATCGGGGCGCAAGCGCGTTTCGAATACACCGTGATCGGCGACCCGGTCAACGAGGCGGCGCGGCTGACCGAATTGGCCAAGCTCGAGGCGGGTCATGTGCTCGCGTCGGCCATCGCGGTCAGCGGTGCACTCGACGCCGAAGCCCTGTGCTGGGACGTCGGCGAAATCGTCGAACTGCGCGGGCGGGTCGCCCCGACTCAGTTGGCCCGGCCGCTGAACCTGGTGACGCCGGAGGAGGCCGCCGCCGAACGCGAGCACGTCGTCGAGGAATCCCGGCCCCGTTAG
- a CDS encoding TetR/AcrR family transcriptional regulator, whose translation MARTQQQRREETIARLLDASIDTIVEVGYARASAAVIARRAGVSDGALFRHFPTVGDFMAATAQEVMRRQLGLFSKRVAEIPSTEPALEAALTVLRDVTGNATNTVMYELLVAARTDEKLRETLQGVLTEYAANIYEAARALPGADQFPEDTFAALTAILTNTFDGAAIVRAVLPQPELEDKRIELLTTLLTGASRQD comes from the coding sequence ATGGCAAGGACGCAACAGCAGCGTCGTGAGGAAACCATCGCCCGACTGCTCGACGCCAGCATCGACACCATCGTCGAGGTGGGGTACGCGCGGGCTTCGGCGGCCGTGATCGCCAGGCGCGCCGGTGTTTCCGACGGCGCGCTGTTCCGGCACTTTCCCACCGTGGGCGACTTCATGGCGGCCACCGCGCAGGAGGTGATGCGGCGCCAACTCGGCCTCTTCTCGAAGCGCGTCGCCGAGATACCGTCGACCGAGCCGGCTCTCGAGGCCGCGCTGACGGTCCTGCGCGATGTCACAGGCAACGCCACCAACACCGTGATGTACGAGCTGCTCGTTGCCGCGCGTACTGACGAAAAGCTCAGGGAGACATTGCAAGGCGTGCTGACCGAGTATGCCGCGAACATCTACGAGGCCGCGCGGGCACTGCCCGGTGCCGATCAGTTTCCCGAGGATACTTTTGCTGCGCTGACGGCGATTCTGACCAACACTTTCGACGGTGCGGCGATCGTGCGTGCGGTGCTGCCGCAGCCCGAGCTCGAGGACAAGCGGATCGAGCTGCTCACGACACTGCTGACCGGTGCATCACGGCAGGACTGA
- a CDS encoding M1 family metallopeptidase has translation MTRSKKKGTLPVIDPYIPANGNFGYRVSRYELDLEYKVAINRLTGTAIITAATLAALRSFTLDLSHALSVTKVTVNGRRPAQFRSSQNKLHIGLAEAVPAGAAMSIVVRYGGSPRPIRSHWGEVGFEELTEGVLVAGQPNGAASWFPCDDHPSAKASFSIRISTESPYYALANGELVSKRARAGMTTWTYEQAEPTSTYLMTLQIGVYSRHRMAKNGVPMHALLPDRLRRNFDQDFADQPKMMKLFVKLFGPYPLATGYTVVITDDDLEIPLEAQGISIFGANHCDGRGSSERLIAHELAHQWFGNSVTAQRWRHIWLHEGFACYAEWLWSEHSGGRTADEWAHHYYQRLADSPQDLLLADPGPRDMFDDRVYKRGAITLHVLRRRIGDDNFFALLRDWTERHRHGTAVTDDFTGLASNYTNDSLRPLWAAWLYSTELPSLDFSP, from the coding sequence GTGACACGGAGCAAGAAGAAGGGAACCCTCCCCGTCATCGATCCATACATTCCGGCCAACGGCAATTTCGGTTACCGGGTATCGCGATACGAACTCGATCTGGAATACAAGGTGGCGATCAATCGGTTGACGGGCACGGCCATCATCACCGCCGCGACGCTCGCCGCCTTGCGCAGTTTCACCCTCGACCTGTCCCATGCGCTTTCGGTGACGAAGGTGACCGTGAACGGTCGGCGGCCCGCACAGTTCCGGTCGTCTCAGAACAAGCTGCACATCGGGTTGGCGGAGGCCGTGCCCGCCGGGGCGGCGATGTCGATCGTCGTGCGGTACGGCGGTTCTCCGCGGCCGATTCGCTCCCATTGGGGCGAGGTGGGTTTCGAGGAACTCACCGAAGGCGTGCTGGTGGCCGGTCAACCGAACGGCGCGGCTTCCTGGTTTCCCTGCGACGACCACCCCAGCGCGAAGGCGAGCTTCTCGATCCGGATCAGCACCGAGAGTCCGTACTACGCGCTGGCCAACGGCGAGCTGGTGTCCAAGCGGGCGCGGGCCGGAATGACGACCTGGACCTATGAGCAGGCGGAGCCGACGTCGACGTATCTCATGACGCTGCAGATCGGCGTGTACAGCAGACACCGAATGGCCAAGAACGGTGTCCCGATGCACGCCCTCCTGCCGGACCGGTTGCGGCGCAACTTCGATCAGGACTTCGCCGACCAGCCGAAGATGATGAAACTGTTCGTCAAGCTGTTCGGCCCATACCCGCTGGCGACCGGATACACCGTGGTCATCACCGATGATGACCTCGAGATACCGCTGGAGGCGCAAGGTATCTCGATCTTCGGTGCCAATCACTGCGATGGCCGGGGCAGCTCCGAGCGGCTGATTGCACATGAACTGGCCCATCAGTGGTTCGGCAATTCGGTCACCGCCCAACGGTGGCGGCACATCTGGCTGCACGAGGGCTTCGCCTGCTACGCGGAGTGGTTGTGGTCGGAACACTCGGGCGGCCGCACCGCTGACGAGTGGGCACACCACTACTACCAGCGGTTGGCGGATTCGCCCCAGGACCTGCTGCTGGCCGACCCCGGCCCGCGCGACATGTTCGACGATCGCGTGTACAAGCGCGGCGCCATCACGCTTCATGTGCTGCGCCGGCGCATCGGTGACGACAATTTCTTTGCACTGCTTCGTGATTGGACGGAACGCCACCGGCACGGCACAGCCGTCACCGACGACTTCACCGGGCTCGCCTCGAATTACACCAACGACTCCCTGCGGCCCCTGTGGGCTGCGTGGCTCTACTCCACGGAACTGCCTTCCCTGGACTTCTCCCCGTGA
- the topA gene encoding type I DNA topoisomerase, with protein sequence MADGDGSSGRNGNVRRLVIVESPTKARKIAGYLGSNYIVESSRGHIRDLPRAAADVPAKYKSESWARLGVNVDADFEPLYIISPEKKSTVAELKDLLKDVDELYLATDGDREGEAIAWHLLETLKPRIPVKRMVFHEITEPAIRAAAEDPRDLDNDLVDAQETRRILDRLYGYEVSPVLWKKVAPKLSAGRVQSVATRIIVSRERERMAFRSAGYWDVTAELDASVSNAEASPPTFTAKLNSVDGRRIATGRDFDSLGGLKKPDEVLVLDESAAGALATGLRGAQLEVSSVEQKPYTRKPYAPFMTSTLQQEAGRKLRFSSERTMSIAQRLYENGYITYMRTDSTTLSQSAINAARNQATQLYGQEYVHPSPRQYTRKVKNAQEAHEAIRPAGDVFQTPGQLHAQLDTDEFRLYELIWQRTVASQMADARGTTLSLRISGQSRDGLQVVFSASGRTITFAGFLKAYVESIDDQAGGEADDAESRLPNLEQGQRVDAKELTADGHTTSPPARYTEASLIKALEDLGIGRPSTYSSIIKTIQDRGYVHKKGSALVPSWVAFAVTGLLEQHFGRLVDYGFTAAMEDELDEIAAGHEQRTNWLTNFYFGGEHGVADSIARSGGLKKLVGVNLEGIDAREVNSIKLFDDDQGRPIYVRVGKNGPYLERMVADDEGEAGELKPQRANLKDELTPDELTLELAEKLFSTPQEGRSLGVDPATGHEIVAKDGRYGPYVTEVLPAPPEPPDDGAGSGAKKTKKPTGPKPRTGSLLRTMDLETVTLEDALRLLSLPRVVGVDPNTNEEITAQNGRYGPYLKRGTDSRSLTTEEQMFDITLDEALKIYSEPKRRGGQRASAPPLRELGNDPASGSPMVIKDGRFGPYVTDGETNASLRKGDDVMSLTDERAAELLADRRARGPVKKKATKKAAKKKAPAKKAAKKA encoded by the coding sequence GTGGCAGACGGGGACGGCAGTAGCGGCCGCAACGGTAATGTGCGGCGACTCGTCATAGTCGAGTCGCCCACCAAGGCTCGTAAAATAGCCGGTTACCTGGGTTCCAATTACATCGTCGAGTCGTCGCGGGGGCACATCCGCGACCTGCCGAGGGCGGCCGCCGATGTACCCGCGAAGTACAAGTCGGAGTCGTGGGCCCGCCTCGGAGTCAACGTCGATGCCGACTTCGAGCCGCTGTACATCATCAGCCCGGAGAAGAAGAGCACTGTCGCGGAGCTGAAAGACCTGCTCAAGGACGTCGACGAGCTATATCTGGCCACTGACGGCGACCGCGAGGGCGAGGCCATCGCGTGGCACCTGCTGGAAACGCTGAAACCGCGCATCCCGGTCAAGCGGATGGTGTTCCACGAGATCACCGAACCGGCCATCCGCGCCGCCGCCGAGGACCCCCGCGACCTGGACAACGACCTGGTCGACGCGCAGGAGACCCGGCGCATTCTGGACCGGCTGTACGGCTACGAGGTCAGCCCGGTGCTGTGGAAGAAGGTCGCGCCCAAGCTGTCGGCCGGCCGCGTGCAATCGGTCGCGACCCGCATCATCGTCTCGCGGGAGCGGGAACGGATGGCGTTCCGCAGTGCGGGCTATTGGGATGTGACCGCCGAACTCGACGCCAGCGTGTCGAACGCGGAGGCCTCACCGCCCACGTTCACGGCCAAGCTGAACTCCGTCGACGGTCGTCGCATCGCCACCGGCCGCGACTTCGACTCCCTTGGCGGGCTAAAGAAGCCCGACGAGGTGCTGGTGCTCGACGAGTCCGCGGCCGGCGCGCTGGCCACCGGACTGCGTGGCGCCCAACTCGAGGTGTCGTCCGTCGAGCAGAAGCCTTACACCCGTAAGCCTTACGCGCCGTTCATGACGTCGACGCTGCAGCAGGAGGCCGGCCGCAAGCTGCGGTTCTCCTCGGAGCGCACGATGAGCATCGCGCAGCGGCTCTACGAGAACGGCTACATCACCTATATGCGTACCGACTCGACGACCCTGTCGCAGTCGGCAATCAACGCCGCACGGAATCAGGCCACCCAGCTGTATGGCCAGGAGTACGTGCACCCGTCGCCGCGGCAGTACACCCGCAAGGTCAAGAACGCCCAGGAGGCGCACGAGGCCATCCGTCCCGCGGGTGACGTGTTCCAGACCCCCGGACAGTTGCACGCACAACTGGACACCGATGAGTTCCGGCTCTACGAGCTCATCTGGCAGCGCACCGTCGCGTCGCAGATGGCCGACGCCAGAGGCACGACGCTTTCGCTGCGCATTTCCGGACAGTCCAGGGACGGCCTGCAGGTCGTGTTCAGCGCCAGCGGCCGCACCATCACGTTCGCGGGCTTCCTGAAGGCCTACGTCGAAAGCATCGACGATCAGGCCGGCGGCGAGGCCGACGACGCCGAGAGTCGGCTGCCGAATCTGGAGCAGGGCCAGCGCGTCGACGCCAAGGAGCTCACCGCCGACGGCCACACCACGTCGCCGCCCGCTCGCTACACCGAGGCGTCGCTGATCAAGGCGCTGGAAGACCTCGGCATCGGTAGGCCGTCGACGTATTCCTCGATCATCAAGACGATCCAGGACCGCGGCTACGTGCACAAGAAGGGCAGCGCCCTGGTGCCGTCGTGGGTGGCGTTCGCCGTCACCGGCCTGCTCGAACAGCACTTCGGACGGCTGGTCGACTACGGCTTCACCGCGGCCATGGAAGATGAGCTCGACGAGATCGCCGCGGGCCACGAGCAGCGGACCAACTGGCTGACGAACTTCTACTTCGGCGGCGAGCATGGAGTGGCCGACTCGATCGCGCGCTCGGGCGGTCTCAAGAAACTGGTGGGCGTGAATCTCGAGGGTATCGATGCCCGAGAAGTCAACTCCATCAAGCTATTTGACGACGACCAGGGCCGCCCGATCTATGTCCGGGTCGGCAAGAACGGGCCGTATCTCGAGCGCATGGTGGCTGACGATGAGGGCGAGGCTGGGGAGCTCAAGCCACAGCGCGCCAATCTCAAGGACGAGCTGACGCCCGACGAGCTGACGCTCGAACTCGCCGAGAAGCTCTTCTCCACACCGCAAGAGGGCCGTTCGCTGGGTGTCGACCCGGCGACCGGACACGAGATCGTCGCGAAGGACGGTCGCTACGGCCCGTACGTCACCGAGGTGCTGCCCGCGCCTCCGGAGCCTCCCGACGACGGCGCGGGGTCGGGCGCGAAGAAGACCAAGAAGCCGACGGGTCCGAAGCCGCGCACCGGCTCGCTGTTGCGCACGATGGATCTCGAGACGGTGACGTTGGAAGACGCGCTGCGGCTGCTGTCGTTGCCGCGGGTGGTCGGTGTGGACCCGAACACGAACGAGGAGATCACGGCGCAGAACGGCCGCTATGGGCCGTATCTCAAGCGCGGCACCGACTCTCGGTCGCTGACCACCGAAGAGCAGATGTTCGACATCACACTCGACGAGGCCCTGAAGATCTACTCAGAGCCGAAACGCCGTGGCGGACAACGGGCTTCAGCGCCGCCGCTGCGCGAGCTCGGCAATGACCCCGCCAGCGGCAGCCCAATGGTGATCAAGGATGGTCGATTTGGGCCCTACGTCACCGACGGTGAGACCAACGCCAGCCTGCGCAAGGGTGACGACGTGATGTCGCTGACCGACGAGCGGGCCGCGGAGTTGCTTGCCGACCGCAGGGCCAGGGGACCGGTCAAGAAGAAAGCGACCAAGAAGGCCGCGAAGAAAAAAGCTCCCGCCAAGAAGGCGGCCAAGAAGGCCTAA